The nucleotide sequence TCTATGCCATGGTTGAGACTCCCAAGAGGTACTCATTATATATTGTGCTAGTGCAGGGTAGTGCCAANNNNNNNNNNNNNNNNNNNNNNNNNNNNNNNNNNNNNNNNNNNNNNNNNNNNNNNNNNNNNNNNNNNNNNNNNNNNNNNNNNNNNNNNNNNNNNNNNNNNNNNNNNNNNNNNNNNNNNNNNNNNNNNNNNNNNNNNNNNNNNNNNNNNNNNNNNNNNNNNNNNNNNNNNNNNNNNNNNNNNNNNNNNNNNNNNNNNNNNNNNNNNNNNNNNNNNNCGAGAGATGCGATATTCAGACCTGCGCAAGATAGACAAGAAGGTCCGACGCCATTTTCATGATGATATATCTGTTATTGTTTTATTCTTGAACCACGATCTTATATCCAAAGGCACAGTGCTAGACCCACCACTCTCACTTCGAAGCGCACTCGATCACTGACTCCAACTGGTGTCATCATTGTAATGTAAATTACACACCCATGTTGTCTTGTACCAGTTTTTGGCAGCATAACACGATATATACATGTGCCATTGCTACCTGCATTATAAGGTTGAGATCATTCATCAGGCTCCAAATTGTTAAAAGTCATAACATGTTATTAGAATTTTGTCCATGAAAatgacaaaagaaaagaaaggtaaAAAAGAATGTAACAAGCATTTGATTGTGGCCACTCCCTTTTCTAACCTTTGTAGTCTTAAAATCTGGATTTAGACTTTTTATGACCGATTTAGACTATGTAGGTAAATCGACCAGTATGTTAATTGAGTTCCAAATTATTTGACAAGTTATGTTAATTTTGCATGCGTAATAAATCATCTTTGGGTGGAAATTTAACATTTTGCTTTGGCTCAACGGAAAAGACAAGATCACTTCAGCTAGGTGAAAATGCTAcctaattttaaagaaagatgtTAGGAgattattagaatttattatttttggttatcactcaatcattaatttaattttttttaattagtaatttaataatatattttatcttatatttttaaacaatgatgactaattgatggttaaaaacaataaattttgatggttttttaatattttttaatttttaattttaaatctaaaATGTCAAGTGAAATTCGCACCTTTTCAATTCACATTAACACCAATTTAGGGGTAAAAAGTAAAAATAGGCGTATGTCATGTAATGTAATTGTTTAGTGTCAGTAGTTTGTTATAGGCTTGANNNNNNNNNNNNNNNNNNNNNNNNNNNNNNNNNNNNNNNNNNNNNNNNNNNNNNNNNNNNNNNNNNNNNNNNNNNNNNNNNNNNNNNNNNNNNNNNNNNNNNNNNNNNNNNNNNNNNNNNNNNNNNNNNNNNNNNNNNNNNNNNNNNNNNNNNNNNNNNNNNNNNNNNNNNNNNNNNNNNNNNNNNNNNNNNNNNNNNNNNNNNNNNNNNNNNNNNNNNNNNNNNNNNNNNNNNNNNataaaatataataaatttaataaattttttaattataaaaaattatttatatatttatttatattttaataaatttaaacaaTTCTGACAGATTAACAAGACTAATTAATGAATTTAGGTCTCGTCTACTAACATATTAAGACTTTTATAATAGCGTGAGTTTAGAACTATTTTATAAGAGATGAAGACTAAATCAAATATTGACTAAATTGTAGGTTCTTGATAGATTGCCATATCTATTTCCACCCTTAGACACCATGAACAATCAATGAATATTTGCATGACGCTGCAGACGTGCATGTCCATGTAAATGTGAAATAAAGACAAATGAAGAAGAGTTTAATATTCACTCACTTAGATATtttgatttgaaaattttaattaattcacCTTATTATTTTAACTTAGGTTTAGCTATAATGTATTCTATGAGTGCAAGTTAAGGTTGCTAAtattagaaaattttaaataacttattttaataaatatacaataaatgtattaaaatttttaactgttgatctgaattataaaaaatatatataatatatattaattgaaatcaacgatTAAAGCAACTGAAATACCGGTATTTTCGATACACTTGAAATTTTCCTATAATATAAGCTTCTGGTATATGTTAAGTAATATATACAATTAAACTCTTTCTAGCAATAAAAGATGGATAAATCACATAAACAAACGGAATAGGTTCCAATTTTACATGAATATCCTAAATGCAATAAGCTTATATGCATGTCTCGTTTTGgctataaaattatataaattgaaACAATTTAATTCGATTTACATTGACTCCATATAAATCGAATCCATATGATTCGAATTAGCTAGTGTAACAACAAATCAATGTAAATCGAATCCATTAAGTTCGATTTACTAAGGAAAAACGTTACGTATATTAAATCGAAACAACTTGTTTCGATTTACAACATTTGATAGACCACAGTAAATCGAATCAAACTAGTACAGACATGCAGTTTGATTAAATTGAATTTATTTAATTCGCTTTACTAGGGAGTATGTACTAAATAAATAGGATCAGAACGTGGAGTGTTCAATAGAGTGGAATTCACAATGGCTAATGAAGATAGTTTTTTAGTTCTATTGCACTACAGAGAGACGATTTTGAAAAAAATGCGAGAGAATAAAATTTACTGATAAGAATTTGTTGAGTGTCTTTATCAAACCTTCTACGAATTTTGTTGAGTTTTAAAATACTATACTCTAGAAATTAGGGCTGCATGGAATGAAACAGGTAGAAAAGTTTTTTATAAAATTCCGACTTCTGTTGTTTGAGATGGGTGAAGTACAACTCCTTTGTAATAGACAGTGATGATGATTTAGAAATTTTATTTCACTGTCATCGTCAATTTTTCGAATTGAGAACCCATGAACTATTGGCCTTGGAGATGTGGTCTCTAGTTCAGTAGAATCGAATCAGAATCATCAATTAGTGGCAATGGCAGCAGCCTCTAGTTTGACCCCTGTTGTTGTGTCTTCATCTGTGCCTGTAATGGCATCTGCGACAATTTTGGTGGCATCTCCATCTTTTGCAACTGATCTAAATCGCGATGACAATGGAGAAATAGGTGATAATATGAATACTCTTATTATGATCCCAGTTTCCGAAGAGGTTGTCATCTCGATTTCTGAGAAGTTGGAGAACTAGATGCCATGAAAGATGTACTGTGGATTAACGATGATGTGGATCCCACCATGATTGATGATGGTAGCGATAATAATATAGGGAGGAGTATTTCCGTTGGAGCTGGTAGAGCATCAAGCTCGGAATGAGACTTTTCGACTTTAGACTTAGAGACCATGAGACTGCAGGGGTTCCCGAATGTAGAATTCAGATTTGGGGCCAGAAATTCATAGGATACAGCAGATCTTGCTGAGTTTTAACTTGGTCAGTAGTttcaaaataaagcaaaaatcaTTTTATGTGTGAAGATTTATATTCACAATGAGATTGAGTACAAAGTGCCAGAATCGGAACATGTCAAATACTATGAAAATAAAGTATAAGGAGTTTGAAAACAGTTGCTGACGGTTGATTCGAATCACTTTTTGCCAGCATAAGGGTATTTAGAAGATCAGACGGTATAACAGACCTCATACATATCTTGCCATGTCGATCTCCAGTGATCACAGAAAGCTTGATTATCATGTGATATCTGCTTTCATCCTTTCTATGATTAGAGCTGATGCGGCTGTGTCTATCAAGGTACTACAGAATGTGACAAAGGCACATTTTGGATTTAGATCGACTTACATGAGGGTTTGGTTGGCTAAGCAAAGGCCGTTGCGCAGATTTATGGGAATTGGGAAGATGCCTACAATAAGTTGCCAAGATAGGTACTAAGTATGCTGCCAGGTAGTATTGCAGTACTGAAAACGTCCTATGCGACTTGGAGGCCAGGTTAACTAGTCATCAGGGTATTTACATTGACTTTTTTGTCGTTCCCACCGTGCATCAAGGCATTCAAGTATTATAAGCCATTAGTTAGCATTGATGGGACTCACTTGTTGCGTAACTTTTCTCTCTTGGGTAAGGTTTGCGAGTGGAGGAGGTTGTGAAATATAATTCAATATAATTGaattcgaattatatatatagaGAAACTactagtaaatcgaatctattaCATTCGATTTACTTTAGCATCACATTTTCTATAAATTGAAACTACTCAATTCGATTTATCATgggcatagttatcagaaccgaaccggtgatcgaaccggtcaggttactgggtcactggattactggttcaaccggtgggccACTGGTCGAACCGGTCAACCCGGTAGATTTTATaatgaaaataaattgaatataaataaaataaaaaaatgctatatgtattataatttgtgtataatttaataaaaagCACTGCAGTTGAGTGGTACAATCTTCCATGTTATATTCAAAATCGCAGGGGTTCGAACCCTATGTTTGTCATTTTGGAAAAATTTCCAAAATTCCCAATCCTTGACACTTGGCAAGACATGGAGTATATGGAGCACGGTGGAACGCAGGAGCGCCGACGCGTCATAGGTTTCCCTCAACTGTGACCCGAGCGGTTTGAGTTCGAACCGGACCGGTTTTCACCGGTTTATTTCGGATTTAATCGGTTCGTTCCGGTTCTTTACCTTAAACGGTCTTCAACTTGGACCGGACCGATATTGGGTTCGGTTCACCGGTTTTTACAACTATGATCATGGATTATAAATCGAAGCATCTTGATTCGATTTACCATGGCCTACTTCACTAAAACGGATTTTTACAGTAAATCGAAACTACTGAATTCGATTTACCATGCACCTACTAATTTGAatctaattaatttgatttatattGAACGAGTATAAATTGTATcaattaaattcgatttatataaatatgCAAACAagatatttatataatttatttatatttagaatATTCATGTAAAATTGAAACTATTCGGTTTGTTGATGTGATTTACCCTTAAAATACAGTAATATATTCGTCACATTGCTTGAATTAAATTTATGCAGTTTTCTTTCCTTATTATTTGTTTGGTTGGCAAGTTAgtcaaaaataaaaacagaaaaatgttTCTTTTGATGATCCAATGGGCCATGCGCATGGTTCTCGACTTCTCGTCACCTTTGGTAAGGGCCGCATTAGCTTGGTCTAGACCATTAGGACATTATCGGTATTATAATAGTTGAATGGGGTCATtctaaagaaagaaaaatagaacTCAAGACTCCGAGAGGGAATGTTGTACGGTACCGGCGGTGGACTTGCTTCTTGAGTTGTTGCCTCAAGTCTCAACGACGACCTAACCAAACGTCCAAACCACACACACAGAGTGAGCTTCTTTTTGTTGTGTTCTCTCACTCTAACTTTAACAAGCTCCAGTGTTTGTTGCTGTAAGCACCAATTTCCATTTCCATGTATGAATTATAATTTGATCTGAGCTTTGCTTACTATCCCATGGTGCTTCCTCGGATCCTCCTCCTATTCGCCCTGCTGAGTCATCATCTGACTCAGTCCGACTCGGCACCACAAGCCTTCAAGAGAGGTACCGGCCACCCTCAGTGGCACCACGGCGCCTTCCACGACGTCCGCGATTCCGTCCGATCCGATGTTCGCCGCATGCTCCATTCCAGAGCCGAGGTCACCTCCTTCTCTTCTCCTCATttccaatttcaattccaattcgATTTCCACTCCTAGACCTAAGTTTGATTTTGTTTGTATACTGTTGTTGTGGTTCGTGTAGGTTCCGTTTCAGGTTCCGTTGGAAGTGAATGTGGTTCTCATCGGTTTGAGTGGAGATGGAGGATATAGATACACTATCGACATTCATAATTTGGAGCAATTTCTGAGAACGAGTTTCCCCTCTCACAGACCCTCTTGTCTCGAGACTGGGGAGCTTCTTGATATTGAGCATCATTTGGTCTATAATGCATTTCCTGTAAGCTAACCTTCACTCTGCCTCATActcttactatttttttttttgcgtgCTCTCTTATTAATGCTAGCTTTTAACTATAGGCTGGGCAGCCTGAATTGATAGCACTTGAGAAAGCTCTGAAAGAGGCTATGATTCCTGCAGGAAAAGCTAGAGAGGTAACTGATCCTTTACTTGCCACTTTCTGCCGTTTCGCAtggttttatgaaatttttatctgtactatttatttttcaatagagATGGTTCTAAAATTTGTTTCTACTTCCAGAGTGAATTTGGAAGGGAGGTACCTCTATTTGAAGTTGAAGCAACATCCGTGGAGCCAATATTTCAAAAGCTGTACTCCTATATATTTGACATGGATAGTGGGGGATCTTCGGTCATAGATATGGACAGACCGGTGCCAAATGCCATATTTGTTGTGAACTTTGATAAGGTATAATCAATATTCACTACCTTTTGCAAAAAGAAGAATGCAAGCTTTGTAGGTTGTAACATGTGAAGTAATAGAAAAGTTTATTTTTCCCTAGCTAACTACCAATGATCTAATTATGAACAAATGAATGCTTAAGTTCTTCATATTTCCTTCTTGTTCAGTATTTATGTTCCACTACATTGTGGaagttaaatttaattttattcaattgctaatttaaaatatattgaaGGTGAGAATGGATCCTAGGAATAAAGAAATGGATCTTGATAGTTTAATGTATGGCAAACTTCCGGAGCTTAATGATGAAGATATGAAAAAACAAGAAGGTGATTATATTTATCGTTATCGCTATGATGGTGGGGGAGCAACTCAAGTTTGGTTGGGGTCTGGAAGGTATGTACAAGTAACCTTGTTTACTGTTGAACTTCAGGTTCCCCTCCCAAAGTGTGTTTTTATTAGCCATGGAGGTTTTTACCGGCATAAACTGGTTGCAGTGCATGTTTATATCCTAAAAGTAATCATGGTAACTGATGTATGTATGCTAGAATGACCCTTTTttgtgtgtgtttgtgtgttCAGATTTGTAGTGATCGACCTTTCAGCAGGCCCATGCACTTACGGTAAGATTGAAGCTGAAGAGGGAAGTGTCAGTTCTAGAACTCTGCCAAGATTACGAAATGTGATTCGACCAGGTGGTATGACCACAGTTTATCAATCCAGCAATGATATCTTTCTCGGGCAGCTTGCTTCTTTGATATCAACCACAGTGGAGCATGTTATAGCACCTGATGTAAGGTATTTGTGGTATCATGTAAGCATATAACAAGAAGTAAGAAATCACCTAATAAGTCAAGTTGGCTACTGCCATCCATTGGACCCTATAGCAAACCAATTTCAGCAAAGCCCTTTAGAATAAGACCTTCTAGAATTAtatgatctaaaaattttcttatGTTTTCCTCTACTACTTTTAATTGCAGTATCTTCCATTTGACTAACATTTTCCTGAGCCAAGTCTTGTTACTTGACCAAACCTGTAATTTCAGTTTTCCCTTCATTTCTCCTAGGGATACATTGTTACCAGTTTCAGCTTTTCTTTGACTACCTTCAGAATACTTTTAAGAGCACTTGAAATGAATATTTAATTGACTTATGTATATTATTCTACAATCTCATCATGTTCTTATTGATATATTCAGGTTTGAAACTGTTGATCTTACTTCAAGATTGCTTATACCAATAATTGTCTTGCAAAATCATAATCGGTACAACATTATGGAAAGGGGCCATAATTACAGTATTAACATTGATGCAATTGAGGCAGAGGTttgttatttcattttcttcCAAGTGGACTACTAATTTTGGTTATCATGGATTTTGGAGAAGTGCCTGCTGCTGTTCTCTAGAACTGAGATTTAGTTCAGCTAGGCAGGATCAGCATGTGATTATTTTATACTTTTCCTTGGTTTCAGGTGAAGAAAATGCTCCATGATGGTCAAGAAGCAGTAGTTATTGGAGGTGTACATTCACTACATCGCCATGAGAAGCTTGCAATTGCTGTTTCAAAAGCTATGCGCGGCCATTCCCTGCAGGAAACTAAGAATGATGGTCGTTTCCATGTTCATACAAAGACTTACCTGGATGGTGCACTTTTAAAAGAAGTGGGTCCTGAATAGTTTTTTTAATCTGTCATTGTTAATTTACTCATTATCTTATCGGCAACAT is from Arachis ipaensis cultivar K30076 chromosome B01, Araip1.1, whole genome shotgun sequence and encodes:
- the LOC107639273 gene encoding uncharacterized protein LOC107639273 — encoded protein: MVLPRILLLFALLSHHLTQSDSAPQAFKRGTGHPQWHHGAFHDVRDSVRSDVRRMLHSRAEVPFQVPLEVNVVLIGLSGDGGYRYTIDIHNLEQFLRTSFPSHRPSCLETGELLDIEHHLVYNAFPAGQPELIALEKALKEAMIPAGKARESEFGREVPLFEVEATSVEPIFQKLYSYIFDMDSGGSSVIDMDRPVPNAIFVVNFDKVRMDPRNKEMDLDSLMYGKLPELNDEDMKKQEGDYIYRYRYDGGGATQVWLGSGRFVVIDLSAGPCTYGKIEAEEGSVSSRTLPRLRNVIRPGGMTTVYQSSNDIFLGQLASLISTTVEHVIAPDVRFETVDLTSRLLIPIIVLQNHNRYNIMERGHNYSINIDAIEAEVKKMLHDGQEAVVIGGVHSLHRHEKLAIAVSKAMRGHSLQETKNDGRFHVHTKTYLDGALLKEEMERSADVLAAGLLEVADPSLSSKYFLRQNWMDESEVSTDSILKHKPLWASYDSKYSKKRKKKVKKLGDLQPTYGTRVIPVFVLSLADVDRDLMMDDESMVWTSNDVVIVLEHQNDKIPLSYVSETQKRHALPSQAQRHILAGLASVVGGLSAPYEKASHVHERPVVNWLWAAGCHPFGPFSNTSRISQMLHDVALRNSIYARVDSVLRRIRETSETVQAFAAEYLKTPLGEPVKGKKEKSTTELWLEKFYKKTTNLPEPFPHELVDRLEKYLDGLEEQLVDMSSLLYDHRLQDAFLNSSDILQSTMFTQQYVDHVLASEKDNMRCCKIEYKYPVHSSQTYIYGGILIAGFFVYFVVIFFSSPVR